tttgtcaattacaacctgaaacttatacatccattttaaattacaacccgaaattatttttcggcaaaaatcaccggaagatgatgtcataatgttattaaaaaaatatagttacatattttctgtaaaaaaattaaatcgataaatgaaaataaaaaaaatatattaataatcgatttttttattttttgtactccatacttttttttttaataacgttaTGACATCATTTTCCGGTGACTTTTGCTGGAAAATGGTTtcggttgtaatttaaaatagatgtacaagtttaaggttgtaattggcaaaattaaaaatttggggaagtgataaatccaaggaaaatttTACTTCTGCCAAGGAAATCCACAATTTTTTAAAGCTGATTTCCTTGGAATAAGTGAAAttattccttggatttatcatttcccaaaatttgaggttgtaatcggcaaatagagaactttattaggttgtatttaaCAAAATTGTCTTAAAAAAATACCATAAAGGAGAAAAAGTTGAAAAGAGTTGttaattgtttggttttgttatgaAGTGCAGAAAGTAACACATCAAAATTGACCCTCATCATTTCTCTCAACTCTATCGTATATCTCCTTCACGAGTTCCTTGCTTCTCTCAAGGTTAGTTCTTTCTTATTTTCTCTCTTGATAAATTACAATCCTTAATTTTGTTAAACTATGTCATTCGATCACATTTTCAATTCTTCGCATGTTGCTTGCTCATTAGATATGTTGATTCGATGATTACTTGGTTTCTGGTTGATTTCGGAGGTTAATTGGGGATAAATTCTTTGCTGATTTGGCTtaaatttattgaattttgtgtggttagggttttcaattttttgattttgataCAACGATGCACACCCCCAATTTAGGGTTTTTGCGTTGAGTCTTTTAGATGACTGATTGATTCGCTTGTGGGATTTACATCGATTATTGCGGTATGATTTTGTCTGAATTGTGCAATTTGATAAAATTGGTATGAGGAATTTGATATCTTTTCTGAAAATTCAAATTTAGGAGTACATATGTTTGTAATTTTATGGTTATAATTGTTTGTTATGGAGCAAGCATTATTTGAAAAAGAATTGTGATTCTAATTGATAAATGAAAACGAGGGGAGCTTTAGCCGAGCTGAAACTTATTTATCCGAAGCCATTATTCCTGAGTGAGAGGTCAATAACGGTTTGTTCTTCTTTTGAGCAAGATGATTTACTGGTCTTATGGTTTCTTTTTAAGTTGAATATTTATGCCTGGCAGAGTCAAAGTTGAATCGGTTTCCTTACACCCTTAGTTCAGCTGAAAGAAATTATGGGATTATCATTTGCCTTGATTGCTTAGTTTTACATGTAAGTTTATAAGAGCATCTACACTCGGTTGTGTTAATCCCTTAGTCTCAGCTAGATGCAAATGATGTCTtattatcattactattttCAGTTAGATGGAAACGTTGCCTTTTATCATTATTATTCAGAGACATTTAGCATGTTTGTGTACTACTTAACCTTTTTATCTTAGGTTTTTACAGAACTGTAATATAGATAAAAGGTTATGTCCATGCTTTTTGTAGAAATTTGCAATGCGGTGGTATGAGCTTCATTTGGCGCATAAAACTTAATTAGCTTTTCAAAAATCCAGTTTAGAAAATTTCAAATACCAAGCTTAAATTTTGCAAGCAATAGTTATCGTATTTATACTATATGCAATTAGATTAAATATTGTTAACATGCCCATAAAGCTAAGGTTAAAATGACCTTTGCACACTTGTTTATTTTTAGGGTTGTAAAAGTTTGATAATTCGACTTATGAAGTTGTGGTGACAAGTGAAATTAAGGTTGCTTGTTTGGAGAGGAATAGGCTATTGAAGCCACATTAAGTAAGCTCGGTTTCCTTTGATCCACTACCTTTGCTATCAAGGGAGCTACAGATTGGCAGTGGTTCTAATCAAATGATACTTCTGCAGTCTCAGTCAAAGTATCTTCTCCAACTCCTCACAAATCGCCTTCAAAAGTAAGTTGTAACTGTTCTTAGACTTCTTCCCTTTATTTCAAATGCTATCTTCAGCAATATCAGTACTTCCTAGACATATATGAGCTATTGATTTATCCTCTGCATTGATCagtattttctatttttatgagTTGAATGCTTACTCTTCCGTAACCTAATCGAAATTGTGAGATGGTGCTTGGGTATCTGGATGTGAGATGATGTAAATTGTCCACAACACGTAGAACTGTGCAAAGATAGCTGATTGCCCCGTTTGGTTGCTCACTCGTAATTTATCAATGTCGCAGAGTTTGGAAAAGACCAGTAGTTTTCCCATGACTGAGCTGGTAGCAGCCAGTTTTATGTTACAATTGGCTAGGGAATGAAAAGCAGGGACTAAACCTACTACTCCCTTGAGGAACTCTAAGTCTCAAGTGGATTGCGTCCAAAGTGGACGCAAGTGACTCTTATTGTACTCATTAATTTGGTATTAGTACTGAGACTGGTGTGGTATTGGTATACCAATACACTGCTAAGGAATACCAATACGAGTCAGCCTTATTGGCACTGACATATTATGTGTTAGGTACTAAAAGTGGTTTTATTGGGGTGACTTGTGTCCAATTGGTGACAAGCCAATTGACGTTTAGTAATCCTCctactccccccccccccccccccccccccccccccccccccggtaCCATTTTGTTTGACCCATAGGTGTGTAGTTGCTTTTTTAGTTTTTGGTTGGGTGGagttgatgagagagaaacttAGTGGGGCCAAATGTAGTAAATGTGGGAGTAAAGTAGTGGACGCTCATGGTTACTTGTAGTATGTGGCGAACTCAAAGGGACaaccaaaaaaggaaagtggaGGAAACTTAAAGGGACAGATGGAGTATATGTTTTCCATGTAAATTGAACATTATGGCTTCTGCTAGTTTCTTCTCTTACAATATTCCTTCATGATGTCTGACCTTACTTTTGTGGTGTGTTACAGTCTTGACAAAGGAGTTGAACTGGACTGCCAATGGATTGAGTTTGATGACGTGCGATTCAACGTCCAGGTGATTTTCATTACAGTTTATTGGCCTTACTTGTTTGGATAGAAAATAAATCCGACAAAGACAAGTATCAAATTATCCGTCTATTGTGAAGTATCTTACCAGTTGGTAAAGAATATTTTTGGTTTATAAATGTTTGCGGTTCCACCATTTGATCTGTACTGTCTTTGCAGACTTCTGTGAAGAACTCTCACATCTTGCTGCTGTCTCTGTCATTACCAACACCACCTGCTGGAGCATTGTTTGTTGGAGGACTGCCTTATGGAGCCATAGAAGCTATAAAAGCTGCATATGGAACAGTGGTGCAAATTCTTGATCCTCCAAAAGACGGTTTTAATCTCACACTGAAGCTGAATTTCTCAAAGCTTTCTCCAGATGAAGGTCTTACGAGTTCTTCTTTCTAAGGTCATCATGATTTTGCTGTGACTAGTTGAATCATATGGTCTCAATCATTGCATTGTCTGAAAATCGTTTACGCGTTGATCTGCATAATTTAAATGATGACTTCTTCATTGTTTTCCTGAAAGTGCCTCATCCACAATAGGAATCAGGGTTTTAACTCCGTAAAAAGCCCGAAGGGGTTGTTAATGTAAAGAAagttgaaaagaaagaaatattCACATGTTTTCCTAATTTATATTAGCTGCTTCTATTCACAATTTACGTAACAATACTTGCGTAAGGTTCTTAAATATCAATGCAACTTCAACTCCATTTTGGGCTAGTTAAACTTTAGGAATTGTTTCTTGTTATTTCTTGGTAGTAAAGGAGTACCTTTTTAGGACGATCTGTGTGCCCCTTTGCATTTACTTTGATGTTACAGGATAGTTGAGAAAATTTACATTTCTGTAGCTTTTTTGCAGTTAGTATGTAGTTGTTCTTGCAAGTTTCACTATCCCTAGGTTCCTAAAGGCTTGTTAGGAGAGATAGAGGACACTGGTTATGTTCTGTTCCTAATAACCTATTCACCTTATAGAACTTGACGTAGATGATATTATAAATTAATATAGTTATTAGATTGTAGTTGATATTAGTGGTGTAGCCTACATGCAATGTCCTTGTGTGCAGAAACTTAAAATATGTCCTTAATATTATCAATCTGTTTTAGTGTCTTTGTTTTCTATTATGAGCTCGAGATGCATACACACCTATCTCTATGTTTACAATGGGTAGTTGCGGTACTCTAGCTGAAGGAATCCTCAAGCTCAACATTGTATGGTGATTGATCTACTGGTTTTTTCTATTGTACTCTACAGCCACACCTAACTCACTGACTGTGGTAAATTATCTTTATATTGAGGAGACGGTCGGGGTCTGAATTTAGTCAAGTGTTGTCATGGTTTGGGTCTGATCCAGGGCAATCCGATACTTTATTGAAAAAAGTAACTTGGATGATGTGAATCCGATACACTAGAAACCACTCTATGTATTGGATACTGCCAAGAGAAAGCCTTTTGTAGATGCTTGATTTATCTATGGTGTGGCCCAAAGTTGAAGGATTCTTCTTTCCTTTCCTCCAATTTCAGACTCACCACAAAGTAAGAGATGTTTAGGCTTTTAGGTTTCTAGCTTTTAGGAAAATCAATGAAGGATATGATTAATCTGGCCTGTTGTATACAATATGGCCAGTCCCAGACAGGTCAGCTGATACTTATCCGCTACCTGCGGATGACCACTTGTAAGTAAGCTCTCAGAACGACTTTATCTTCAACTCAAATCACCTTCAACCATTATGTAGAGAAGTTGTTATGACCCTCCAATGGTTACTTGTGAGAAAAACAATCCTCGTTCCATTCTCATCTCAAATTTTCTATCCCCCTAAAactttataatattgttttaagtctccaaattcaatcatagcccattcaattatttataaacttagcGGAACAATTAGTATAGAGCCAAATGTAAGGAATTCATCCCAGAAATCTCCTCGCAAGTGGATCAAGATGAAAATTGCCGTATCAGAAATTATTTTAACGGTGACACCTGGTGTAGTTAATGTTCTCATATAACCTATCCACGAAAAGAATGGAAGGAATTCATAGTGATTACTTAGCACCCTACTTGCGTTCCATACTTCCATCTTTTAGTAATGGCCTAATGGGATACATACCAATAAGCAAGCTTCCAGTTTCTTTGGTTTACACTCCCCCTGTTTTAGTTGGCTTTGTAAGgtcaattaatttatttttttcaaaaatattctttgcaaGTTTTGTTCCGACTGTTCATgcaattatttttataatttgtgTATTTGAACAAATTTGTTCTCAAAGGCTTTAAAATGTTAATTAGAACAAAACTCCGTAATTGTGGAATAGAGGAGTGTTTATCAACTACTTTTTCGAACAAATTATCCCTCAATAACTACTTTTTGgaataaattaatttttatgaaGTATATGTTACATGTATTGTGCGTGAAATTAATTATAGGTTATGTTATTGGAGTGAGTGCTCGATGTCAAATCAAGTTATAACCAGAATAGAATTGCAAAATCTGATATTTGTTGTGCCATGCCGTACCAATtgtgacaattttataaaaggcaATACTCATATGTGTGTAATAGTCTTGGAAGTGTGCATTTTTAGTTTTGGGTAAGTAATGTTTGGATATGTTTTTAAAGCCTTTTATAAGTTAAAATCCTTGTAGTCTAACTCGCTAGATATTTTGATATCTACACCATTGAGAATGTTATCCTGCTTGCATAATTATGTTGATTACCGTAAAAGTGAATAATTGTTTAACACGCTCCGTCTTAATTTCCATGGAAAGATGTTTAGAGTTCAGTCAAATGTGAACTTTTACCATCAATTACTTGGCTGAAACTATTTTCTCCTCCCATCTTggattttttgtttgttttatgaTATCTTCTTAGTGTCACTCTTGTAACAGTTGTATTCTTGTGATTTTCAGACACTAGACAGGCTCTGTTGATGAAGGTTGCCTCTGTTAGGGAAGTGGTACTTGGTGCACCTTTAAGGGTGATCCTAAAACATCTGGCTTCGAGGTCACTTGCTCCCAATATGGATCAATTAGTTTCTATAGTGCACCGGCCTAATGAATCATTCTTTCTTATACCTCAGGTTCAAgttcttttttgttgtttcttttttccaatttttattttaatagcAAGTTGATATTTGAGCCAAATTGAATTTTTACATTTCTTGTGTTGGCCAGTCTGTACAGCCAAATATCTTAGCAACTAAATTTTCATTTACATGTAGTCCATTACagattttctgattataacttTATTAAGGAAATTTTTTCATGGCAGATCGAAAAAGTGACGGTCATATATCCCATGAGATTTAAGGATTCCACAGATACATGTTTAGCAACTTCTTTTCTGCAGGTATAGCATTTCGTTTGTTATTTTCTGGCTAGTTTGAACAATTGGATGATTGTTGTGATTGG
This sequence is a window from Spinacia oleracea cultivar Varoflay chromosome 1, BTI_SOV_V1, whole genome shotgun sequence. Protein-coding genes within it:
- the LOC110782880 gene encoding actin-related protein 2/3 complex subunit 2A, whose protein sequence is MILLQSQSKYLLQLLTNRLQNLDKGVELDCQWIEFDDVRFNVQTSVKNSHILLLSLSLPTPPAGALFVGGLPYGAIEAIKAAYGTVVQILDPPKDGFNLTLKLNFSKLSPDEDTRQALLMKVASVREVVLGAPLRVILKHLASRSLAPNMDQLVSIVHRPNESFFLIPQIEKVTVIYPMRFKDSTDTCLATSFLQEFVEARRTASAGLNNAPSCQWSPSAPQELEGIPAKELSANAGFVSFVIFPRHVDSKKLDRTVWNLSTFHAYVSYHVKCSEGFMHTRMRRRVESLIEALDRAKSDQDKTKKAGTKTSFKRLSIKDSRSNSNSRASASWK